In Lolium rigidum isolate FL_2022 chromosome 3, APGP_CSIRO_Lrig_0.1, whole genome shotgun sequence, the genomic window agaagttgtggagcttacatccacattatactgaagatcggaatcaagcttgcttcttccgaatttgatggctatgctttgcgttggtgggatgcttttgttcgtaaccgagacgaggatggtgagcaacctatacgcacatggtgtgccatgaaggaggcgatgacttctcgttttgtgcctacaaattacttgcggaataaatatgataagctgactctattgagacaaggggtgaagactgtggatgaatactacatggagatggagatgcttatgcagcgtggccgtgaccgtgagtctctcgagatgacaatgcagcgtttcctcaacggtttgaagtatgatatcaaaggcattgttcgtcactacagctacaccaatatgaatcaattgttacatcatgcaagagaagttgaatcacagttggctgacgaagcaacgatcaaaggtcgagctacaggaggtgggagtttcacaccccgcgcggcaccatcttcggcaccggcgccttcgacgcgctccgcaccttactctacttcgcctagtaagccggtctccaatgtgtctaacacaaagaagtccgaatctgctgcaagtacgagtggctctaatgtgtctactgcgcgtaaccgtgatatggtttgtcatacatgtggtggcaagggtcactttaagagagattgtcctaaccgcaaagtcatgattatcaatggggacaatgaatatgagactggagatgatgttgatcctaatgctccagaagatgatgactatgacactgatggtgaagatgcatatccgtctgatgctcgcaccattgttgtgtcgcagcgtgctcttaatgtgttgcctagtgcatctactcagcgctgcaatttgttccaaacaaaggctttagttggtcctgacaaggcttgcaaggtcattattgatggcgggagttgccgcaatttagcaagcaaggtctctcaaaaaaaaagcaagcaaggagttgtgtaccaagctgaagttgaagtatctaccgcacccgcatccatactatattcagtggttgagcgacaatggtgagatgaaggtaaaccacatggtgcgtgttgagtttgctattggaccgtataaggattgcattgattttgatgtcgttcctatgacggtgtgtcacctactattgggacggccttggctctatgaccgttctgtgaaacacaatggccgtgctaatacatatcacttggagttcaagggcaagaaaattaatttacagcctatgacaccacagcaaattttcaatgagtctcgtcagaaagttgaagtcaacttggaggatgcttcattagataggcgagagaattgtaatgttgtgagtgatataacgaaaagtgagagagtgaattccttagtctcattagccaccaaagaagacatgagagaatttagtgaggatcctacagccatgcctcttgtgcttttgtacaggggtgataacccacaagtataggggatcgcagcagtcttcgcgggtagtaaaacccaatttattgattcgacacaaggggagacaaagaatacttgaaagccttaacaacggagttgtcaattcagctgcacctgaaacagacttgctcgcaggagtttatcaagtagtaacagttttatagcaagagcgtagtgaaataacaagcaagcAGAGTAACGTAGACAAAGAagtggtgattatagtaaacaaNNNNNNNNNNNNNNNNNNNNNNNNNNNNNNNNNNNNNNNNNNNNNNNNNNNNNNNNNNNNNNNNNNNNNNNNNNNNNNNNNNNNNNNNNNNNNNNNNNNNAGTGAAAACCACGGTAGACCCCTCATCTAAATAATTTGCGGTACATATAGACGTCCCAAATAACACATCGCAACGATAAACAAAGCTACGTCCGCGTGTTAATTAGCCACGGACCATCTATCAACCAAAAATAATTTTGCATTTACTTTTCTCTTGTGTCGTCCAAAAAAAGTCGCCAGGTATGGGAGACTTTCCTTTGTAGTGAGAACTGAGAAGCACCAACACCATCAAGGGTTTTTAACTGAAGATCAGGCCTACCACGCACTGCGATACACATACTACTATGGCATGTCGGCTAGGAATCTTCCTCGTGCTTTCCCGGCCCCAGATCCATCTCCTTCCGTCGACACGTAGTCGAGATATCACACTAGATCCACTATCCACGAAGCACGTTCCAAACTTTAGGGTCGCCATCTTCAACCACACGATGGCACCACCACAACTACATGTCGTACTCGCGAGGCAACACCTGAACAAATCCTCCTTGCTCCACCATGGCGCTGAAGATAATGTTGCAACAACATGGATAGAGCAAGAAAACATACACATCTGATGGAGCTGCCGTCGCCTCTGTGATGCTATCTACGAACCGTAACGCTGCCAATCTAAAGGGTTGGCAAGCACACAATGCAATCAACTACGAGACGCCGCTATGAAGAATACCACCGTTGTGGCAGTGTAGCGGAGGTAGATTTAATCGCCCGGGTGCCACTCCCACCATCCCAATGGTGCGCCACGACATACTAACTCAATACGTAAATACCAAGCTAGAGCTGAGGAACGGGGTCCCCTCTCTCATGTTTCCTTAGTGGCAAGCGGAGGGAGATGTGACCAAACGGAGTCGCCTCCCATGCCGCATGTCtcaggagaaggggagaagtggcgaAGTCAAGCAAGGGTGATGGATAAATTTCTTCTTTTCGTTGAGCTTCTGATTTGGGACACTTGACATGTGCTGGAGAAACAATGAAACATAATTTcagtttcagaaacaatgaaacaaggaGAATAAACGTCGGCTTGGACGTCTGTACCCGTGGGCCTGTTCCGCAGAAGGCCCTTCTGTCGAAGGCCCATTCAATTGCAATCCTTTTGGCCCGACGCGCAGCACTCCCACACAAATCGgagcccagcgccgccgccttctctACCGCCGAGACTTCTTCTCTCCATCACCATCAGACCGGCTAGTTCGAGGCTGGTGCGGTAGTTAATCGACCGAGGTCGAGGGTGAGCCACCGGCACCAGCAACCGAGGAGGGGGTGGAGGGAGACGGAGGCAAGGCGCATCGGCGGCGCCATTTCCGTCCTTTCATGCGCCGGCGACGCGCGGGGGAGGCACCGGCCGTCGGCTATTCTGGTAAGAGCTACCCGTGACAGAGCTGAAGTATCTTTAGTCCCCCATCGCTTCCTTACAGAGATCCACACTGGTTTATAGACCTCGGTCTCAGCAGGTTCATCACCAAGTAGAGGGGGCGGGTATGTAGGCCTCAGGGCAGTAACTAAAAATGGGAGAGGTAGGGTGGGAGCTATGCTCCACAGGAGATAGGGGTTCCAAAAATGGGGAATATATGTATAAAAACTTCTGCGTCCCCCCAataatttcttattttccatTCTTTAGAGTTGGTCACTGATTTCATGTGATTATTCAGCTAAAGAACATTTAGGTAATAATTTTCTAGTACATTCACAGTGCAATCTATTAGATTTCTTGTATGGTGTCATGTAATGGTTTACTTTGGCAAAATCTTGGGCAAAATCTGGGGCTATTTGGTCTTGGGAAGTGCATGTAAAAGAGCTATGTTTGGGTTTGCCGAAGTGGTCAGCAAAAAACTGGGATTATTGCTTATCATGAACTAGACATTTAATGTGTCATGCAATCTTTTTGTTTGCCCAAGTGTTGGGCAAAATCTGGTTAATATTTAGCTCAAACTGAAAACTTGTTACATATGGACAACCTAACATATAATGGTTTCATGAATCTCTGATATATGCTTGTTATTGTGGTTCTGAGATGATGCTCATACAAAATATTGTGCTTTCCGGGATGAAGCTTGTGCAACACATTAAAAATTTGCTATCACATCCAACCAGTTTGTGTATTTCCAAGAGAATCACATGTTTGGATCAGTGCATGACATCAATTAGATCATTATGTGCTCATAGCATGTTTGTATCATCAAGTTAGAGATACTACCGATTATTTGGTTGCTAAGAAAATTCCTACAGCCACTGCAATCAGCAGCTTCACACATTGTATCAAAAGTTTTagtcattttttaaaatttgtatatGTGAATAATGTTCTGGTATGGCTAGTTGGGGTAggttagatatgaaacccaacatttattttattttattttatatgtgaATAATGTTCGTGCATGGCAGTATATGCAAAATGAGCTGTTTTGCGTTTGGCACTGCACATGCTTTGTAGGTAAAGAACGGCCTAGTTTCCTAAATCAAAGTTAATTTTTGTGATGTGTTTACATCTTTGAACTCTTTGCATTACAAACTCATATAAAGTGATATTGTACGCTTCGTGGATGAAATGTCCCATGGTGTGGTAGGGAAAGTACTTGTGTTATTGTGCTCTTCTTTAGTAAATGTGCTTTTGTTCTTATGCAGATCTTTTTTCGTGCCGGTGGCCATGGACAATGTAGTGGCATCAGAATCCAAGAAGCGGAGGTGTGACGAGCCCGAATTGCAAGAACCTCCAGCGATCAGGGATGGTGCTGGCAGCGGAGATGATGTAAATCTCGAACTCATCAGCCGCCTCCCCGATGAGATCCTCGGCAGCATTATCTCCCTCCTTCCCATCAAGGACGCCGCACGGACAACCCTTCTCTCCTCACGGTGGCGCCACCTTTGGCGCTCCGCCCCGCTCAACCTCTCCGTAGACCTCAACCTTTCCGTACAAGAACGCAAGTTCATCCCCATCGTCTCCAACATCCTTGCCACACACCTTGGCCCAGCTCGCCGCCTCTCTCTTGACAACATCTGCCTCCGCCATGACCTGTACTCCAAGTTCGACAGCTGGTTCCGATCCCCCGTGCTTGATGGCCTCGAGGAGTTTGAGTTCTATGGGACCATCATGCCACCGCGCCCGCTGCCCCCGTCTGCTCTTCGCTTCGCGCCTACCCTGCGCTTCGCCAGCATCGGCGGCTGTGATTTCCCCGAGATTAATGCTGCCCCTGCGCTTCTTCTCCCTCGGCTGAAGCACCTCAAGCTCTGGAATGTTACCATCTCGGAGGCAGCCATCCACCATCTGTTGGCTGGCTGTACTATGCTCGAGAGCCTTCAGCTTGAGGAGCTCCATGGGTTCAGCAGCGTCCGGATCGTCTCACCGACTCTTCGGAGTATTGGTGTCTCTGTTTCTTATCGGATTTCTGAAACAGATATTGTGTTCGAGGAGCTTATCATTGAGGATGCACCTTGCCTTGAGAGATTGGTTCCATTTGGAGCAGAGGGTGGCCCGAGAAGAATCAGGGTCATCGCGGCGCCGGAATTGATGGTGTTTGGATACCTGTCCAGCGGAATTTCCAGAATTGTGCTTGGAAGCATAATTGTTAAGGTAGAACAAGCCTTCTCCTTCTGTGATAGGCATGCATCTGGGCATTCCTATTTGCAATTTCTTGATGTCTGTCGGTTTTCTCCAGGAAATGGTCCCCATCAGCTTGATTGCGTCCATGCGCAAAGTGAAAATCTTGGTTCTACAATCCATTGGTCCCAATCTGGACTCGATTGTTGGACTCCTTAGATGCTTTCCCTGCATGGAGAAGCTATACATCCAGGTAACCTTTGTTGTTAAATGTTAATCACTGCAGGTGTAAAATTAGACCGGAGTTAAACCTATTCAAAGCTGTTATAAATTTCATCAGTCATATATCTGTCTGTATGCTAGTATGTGACATACAGTAAAAATGTTTATTACATTTTTGGTGTGATTAACTTCCAGAAAGTATTCATTGGTAATTTTACCCAAATCTTACGACGACAAATCTAGTCAAAACAACATGTAGGAGATTTTGGAGTTAAAAGGAAGACACTTTTGTAAGTTGAAAGCAGTATTGAGGaaaaaaaaattcaataattCTTAGTTCACACATCATGCAAGTAATGCAGATGTGATTAGATGCCAGGCATGAGGAAGTTACTCCTATATTCCGCACAATAAATTACCTTTTTACTGCGACCTAAGTGGCCACTATACTTAATTTGTTCTTTTGCAGTCATGTCCTTACAAAGATATTGAGAATGTGCGGCAATATGACACACTTGATCCTATGGAATGCCTTGAACTCCATCTCAAAGTAATAGTATTAAACACCTATCAAGGCAAGAGACCAGATGTTAACTTCGCCAAGTTCTTTGTTTTGAATGCAAAGGTGCTCAAGGTAATGAAATTTGGCGTCTGTGTTAGTTTCAACAAGAAATGGATGGCTAATGAACGCAGGCGGCTACAACTGGATAGGAAAGCTTCTAGAGATGCTAGATTTCATTTTGAACGTGATAGTGGATTGTGCGAACTTTACTataacaagcacatccatgataTGTGGATGGCTGATCCTTTTGATAGCTCGCTGTGTAAGTGCTGCCGACCTGTTTGATGCCCTTTCATGTGACGTCTGGTTGTGTTCTCCTCTATGTTGATCCAAACATTTAAATGTGTTTATCTGTAATGATCTTTTGTGTACGCAACAATTGGTACCTTCTGGCACATAGTAGTTGAAAACCGAAATGCCCCTGGTTGCGTGTTGTGATGTTTTGGCAGCATATTGGTCCGATTGCAGCATTTTATGCACATTTGTTTGATTGCAATGTTTTGTCAGCATATTTGTTTGAAATTGCATGTGAGATCTATATTTGTTTGCCAAACTGTTGGGCGGAACCTGGGA contains:
- the LOC124698445 gene encoding putative F-box/FBD/LRR-repeat protein At1g78840, yielding MDNVVASESKKRRCDEPELQEPPAIRDGAGSGDDVNLELISRLPDEILGSIISLLPIKDAARTTLLSSRWRHLWRSAPLNLSVDLNLSVQERKFIPIVSNILATHLGPARRLSLDNICLRHDLYSKFDSWFRSPVLDGLEEFEFYGTIMPPRPLPPSALRFAPTLRFASIGGCDFPEINAAPALLLPRLKHLKLWNVTISEAAIHHLLAGCTMLESLQLEELHGFSSVRIVSPTLRSIGVSVSYRISETDIVFEELIIEDAPCLERLVPFGAEGGPRRIRVIAAPELMVFGYLSSGISRIVLGSIIVKEMVPISLIASMRKVKILVLQSIGPNLDSIVGLLRCFPCMEKLYIQSCPYKDIENVRQYDTLDPMECLELHLKVIVLNTYQGKRPDVNFAKFFVLNAKVLKVMKFGVCVSFNKKWMANERRRLQLDRKASRDARFHFERDSGLCELYYNKHIHDMWMADPFDSSLCKCCRPV